DNA sequence from the Microscilla marina ATCC 23134 genome:
ACTCGGTTGGGGTTCGATGGGTAAAACATCATCACGTGGTTGTCAGGGTGATGGTTGGTGTATAGAGTTATATTGTTGAGTGGAGAGTAACCACCTATCCAGGCATTGGTAGTGGTATCAGCAAACCCATTGGTAGAGCGGTAAATATTCAAGCTACCAAGAAAAACAACCTCAGCATTGTCAGGCTTAATTCTTACGTATTGGTTGTAGTTAGCTTGTCCTAAGTTTCCTACATTACCTCCAAATGCAGGTAAATTTGCCGTAAGGTCTGTCCAGGCACCACCGTTTCCAGTAGTTCCATCACCATTACCTTCACCGACAGTGTATATATATTTAAACAAACTATGTCCACTTACTCCTGCACCTGGGGTGGTAGCGAAGAAATAAACAATATTTTCGTCAGATTGAGCAATATCAAGTACTACACGCGCAAAGTTAGCGGGGAATGCAGCTGGAGTAATACTGGTCCAATTGGCACCATCAGTAGAGCGGAATATACCATTGTTAGGAGCTCCGCCTGCCTGAATAGTGGCATACATTATACCAGTAGCGCTGATTTCAATGTCGTTCAACGCAGTACCAGCACCTGGCAATACATTAGTCCAGGTAGTACCACCATCAGTAGATCGCTTAATTCCATTAAGTCCAGCTACGTACACATCACCGTTGGTAGGGTGTACACGTACTCTAAAATTGAGTTGAAAATCAGTGTTAAGTACAGTAAGGTCGTTAGAGGTAGTACTTGGTAACAGTATCCAGGTAAGGCCACCATCAGTTGATTTAAATACACCACTACCATAAAAGTTAGCTCCAAAAGCACGGGCAGAGTTTCCTACTGCTTCGCCTGTTACATAATACCATACATTGGTGTTGGTAGGATCTTGGTAAATGTCAGTAACACTTTGTCTTTCCGATACACCAGTTACTTTGCTCCAGTTGGCACCACCGTCAGTAGAACGCCACATACCTCCCGAAACACCACCTGCAAGGAGAATATTTTCATCATTACGATCAATAGCCAACGCGCGGGTACGCCCTCCTACATTGTAAGGACCTCTTTGCTTCCAGTTTTCTATTGGAATAACCGTAGAAGACTTGGTTCTGTTTCGTTTTTGATTTTGCTTCATTTCCAAGGCAAATGTTAACTCCGCTTCCCGGCTTAGTATGTTGCCGTCTGGACCTTTTAACATCAACTTGTTATAGTCACTTTTTTGTTTGCGTGAGCCTTCTTTAGCTCGCTTTTTAATTTTTTGCAGTACTTGTTCTTGGCTCACCTGGGCCAATGCCTCAAATGAAAACCCTAGCGTAAGCAGGCTAAGCAGTACAATGTTCTGTAAAATACGTTTCATATAAATATATTATTGTGATAATTATTGAATTCCCACAAAACTATATGATTACATGTATAGATAAAGAAATTGAAGGGTATACAAAAAGTAAACACAGAGAAAAAAAATAGTGCCACTTTTTTGAAAAAGCCTTTTAGGTAGAAAACAATTGGGAAAGTAAATATGGGTAATATCTTGACTGTCAAAATCTTGTATTTAATCTACAGGTAAACATAGATGTAAACACGCTGTGTTTGGAAAAAACACTACAAAAAAATAATCTGTATAGTCAAAAATTGATAATAGAACTGGGCAGTTCAATTAATCTTATCAAATAAAAGAAGAAGGGTGGTTGATAATACAGGCAACCTACCCGATTTGTTCAGGTAGGTATACGTGTATATTACAGCATAAGTTTCTTAGTTGTGTAGTAATTTGCAAAACTTTTAATTTGATCTTCAGTGCCCAATACAATCATTACATCCCCATTGGTAATTTTAGTGCTGGGGTGAGGGTTGATCATAAAACTTCTTTTTTCTCCTGCCTTGAAAGCCATAATGGTAGCACCACTTTTTTTTCTAATATCTAAGTCCATAATGCTTTTTTCGCGGAAGTTTTCCTTCATATCCTCAAAGCTAAACTCCTCTAACTTAAGCTCACCTGTTCCACTGATCATATCTAAAAACTCGACTACCCCTGGCTTGGTAATCAGGTTGGCCATATAGGTGCCCCCAATCAAGTCGGGGCGTACCAATCGGTTGGCACCCGCTCTTATGAGTTTACTTTCAGCACTTGTTTCATTGGCTCTAGCCACAATATTAATTCCCGTATTCATTTGTCGTGCAGTAAGCGTTACAAAAACACTGTCAGCATCTTTGGGTAGCGTTGTAATCAAAGCCTGGGCACGTTCTACACCCGCTGTTTTTAGTATTTCATCGTGTGTGGCATCCCCTTCTATGTATACAATTTCACTGGGAGCCAACTCTTTGAGTAGTTCAGGGTCTTGTTCCACCACTACAAAAGGAATGTTATTTTTTTGAAGTTCTTCACAAGCCCTTATACCGTTTCTACCAAATCCGCACACAATTACATGGTCTTTCATTTTGTTTACCTTCCTTATACTATTGTAGTTATTCAAAATTTCACGAAGTTCTCCTTCAAACAAGTAAGTGGTTAGCACAGAGGCAAATAAAGCAAATATCCCCAGGTTTATTACGATGTAAAAAGAGGTGAATAACCTGCCAGCATCAGACAGAGGGTGTACTTCGGTAAACCCAACTGTTGCAATAGTAATGACAGTCATGTAAAATGCATCAATAAAGGTATAGTTTTCTTCAATAAACATAAACCCACTTATACCAATACCTATGCTCAACAGAAAAAGCAAGCTAACTTTTATAAGTTTATTTAGCCTTCTGTCAACCCTTATATAATGATTTAAGCTATATTTCACAGTACGTAGCCAAGTTAATAACATTTTCTAAATCCATTAAACACCCCATAAGACATTAATTGTTAAATGCGAGATTCTACGAGGTTTTTGCAGGACACATTTGTTAAAGCTAAATAAATTTATCAACAATTTAATCTATTGAATTTTTTCATTAGAATCGCTAAATTACAAATATTACTCAAATGATATGAATGCTGGTCTTTACTTATCAGTAAAAAATATACTATTTACGCATTTGATCTGTTTTTACTTCTAATAAAGTGTGTAACAGAAAGCAACTGTAAGTCATAGATAATGAGTTATTTATTAAAGCTACAACGTCAGTGTTAAATTCCTGTAAGAATGATCAATTATTGGGCAATATTTTTTTTAATAGCAGCTGGGCAAGGTCTTTTTCTCTCCTTGTTGTTGTTGTTACGCAATGTATCTAAAAATTTATTTTTAGCCCTGTTGATCAGTTTATTCTCTTTAACCATAGGGCATTATGTGACGTTTTGGCTGGGGCTTTTTTCCAAGTATCCTCATCTTATAGGCTTGTCTGCCACTTTACCTTGGCTATTTGGTCCTACACTATACCTCTATGTAAAACAAACAGGGCATCAGGCCAGGGTTAAACGCTCGTCAGTATTACATTTTGCTGTGTTTTTTTTACACTTTTTGTACTTAACTCCTTTTTATACCTCCAGTGCAGTTAACAAGTTGACAAAAGCACAAGACACCACATTATACAGCACCTATCAGCTCATTATTAACTGGGGGCAAACCATTTCTTTACTTTTTTATGCAGCACTTATTCTATATACTGTATTGTACAAAAGTAGTAAGAGTCGTAGTAAGTCATTGTTATATATGAGTGGTTTATTTATTGCTTTTTCAGTGAGTCACGCCAGTTATTACGTAATGGTTTACGGCTTTCATTATGTGCAAATCTATGATTATTACATTTCTGCTTCTATGGCATTGTTTATTTATTGGGTAGGTTATATAGGGTTTATCAAACCAGAAGCCCTCGATGGAGAAACTACGACTCATCAAGCAGTAACTCTTCCCGCAAATAAACCAGCCAAATATGCTCATTCAGCCCTTAGTGACCTTCATGCCAAACAACTGTTAGATCAACTAAAACAACTGATGCAAACCGAAAAGCCCTACTTAAACCCTGCACTCAAAATGAAAGAAATAGCAGATCAAATGGGGATTTCAGGCCATCACTTATCGCAGATTCTTAACGAATATGCAGAACAAAACTACGCAGACTTTGTCAATAGCTATAGGGTAAACGAAGTAAGGCAAAAACTTCGTAATCCCCAATATGCGCAGGAAAAAATCATTGCTATAGCCTATGATGCAGGGTTTAATACCAAAGCATCGTTTAATGCACACTTTAAGAAGCAAACCGGACTATCTCCATCTGCTTATAAGCAACAGTTCCTGGGTGAAACCTTGCCCAAAAACAACTAAATACTGTGGAGGGTTATATTGTATAAAATGAAGAAGTCTCCCTGCCACGCCAATACTTCCTTTTGAATATAAAATCCCTTATTTTCTGCCTCTACCAAAGACCATAAGCCGATAGAAACTTGTTGCTTATACAAAAATTAAAATTAATACATTTTGAATAACTAAGGGTTTTTTCTACATTTGCACTCCAAAAAAATTCAGTCTCACGACGATTTTATTAAATTGAATGTGTAAATGCCTAC
Encoded proteins:
- a CDS encoding potassium channel family protein; translation: MLFLLSIGIGISGFMFIEENYTFIDAFYMTVITIATVGFTEVHPLSDAGRLFTSFYIVINLGIFALFASVLTTYLFEGELREILNNYNSIRKVNKMKDHVIVCGFGRNGIRACEELQKNNIPFVVVEQDPELLKELAPSEIVYIEGDATHDEILKTAGVERAQALITTLPKDADSVFVTLTARQMNTGINIVARANETSAESKLIRAGANRLVRPDLIGGTYMANLITKPGVVEFLDMISGTGELKLEEFSFEDMKENFREKSIMDLDIRKKSGATIMAFKAGEKRSFMINPHPSTKITNGDVMIVLGTEDQIKSFANYYTTKKLML
- a CDS encoding helix-turn-helix domain-containing protein, translating into MINYWAIFFLIAAGQGLFLSLLLLLRNVSKNLFLALLISLFSLTIGHYVTFWLGLFSKYPHLIGLSATLPWLFGPTLYLYVKQTGHQARVKRSSVLHFAVFFLHFLYLTPFYTSSAVNKLTKAQDTTLYSTYQLIINWGQTISLLFYAALILYTVLYKSSKSRSKSLLYMSGLFIAFSVSHASYYVMVYGFHYVQIYDYYISASMALFIYWVGYIGFIKPEALDGETTTHQAVTLPANKPAKYAHSALSDLHAKQLLDQLKQLMQTEKPYLNPALKMKEIADQMGISGHHLSQILNEYAEQNYADFVNSYRVNEVRQKLRNPQYAQEKIIAIAYDAGFNTKASFNAHFKKQTGLSPSAYKQQFLGETLPKNN